Proteins encoded together in one Campylobacter concisus window:
- a CDS encoding vesicular transport factor Uso1p, which yields MINKIALAIVCLIAGFCLFFLKFQKEDETPKDTNQTIYSINFDDLPEEEKQRYVSKDDLYEYGGYITPKSYMQNFVDDKDLNLSNNVNELQEQVRELSKKNEILAADNADFGEKNLDFISKIAEMRKNNEDEKNEIIERNQKALGELEAQHFENIQALTKRLNEAQADMIESSKAYEKKIIDLENAINDARNGDESKLKDAKASFNKFKESFEANYTALKEQNNELNATLAQKEALIKEYEKAQSEKDRGEKKEILLLKEEIERVKNDANTQKFSYEKEINALNDGFETQKSVMEDELSKKANKIIDLQEALESNKTALKDRIYELEEIKKNLNSKDLMAQSYNGKNLELNASLAALHKSFDDLKQKSLKSEQENKLANENISSLKKELERANALNKKLERQNLDANSTLNELSKKLSLSEESFKKSQEELKALDTKTTKFIKTLFDQNQTISLQSQKLGSNEGELKNLSAKLDLKDAKIKELEENVTKTSQMLIAKQNELETQKRTLKIDMQNYEILRQQINMLQKKIVDTSTFLTDNNKSGGKNLLSLQNELENAKQKLNESNKTIERLNSKISELSSSGHKGGAVNAQIIELQKDIEQNLNRQDELENENVNLKNILQATTKPETPTKLVLISSIECDDMDAKDKVSIMCKNRVSEFLQRFNSNYMYEIIPIVDKKNFVIPSNVAQNIKKDDLGKLNNYVNYGVGKERAKAAAELIKEEFGDFARISFSSEVIVKDVTRGFIIKVYR from the coding sequence TTGATAAATAAAATCGCACTAGCTATTGTTTGTCTGATAGCTGGCTTTTGTCTCTTTTTTTTGAAATTTCAAAAAGAGGACGAGACGCCAAAAGATACTAACCAAACGATTTACTCTATAAATTTTGATGATCTCCCCGAAGAAGAGAAACAAAGATATGTAAGCAAAGACGATCTTTACGAGTATGGCGGCTACATCACGCCAAAGAGCTACATGCAAAATTTTGTTGATGATAAGGATCTAAATTTATCAAACAATGTAAATGAGCTTCAAGAGCAAGTGCGCGAGCTAAGCAAGAAAAATGAAATTTTAGCCGCTGACAATGCGGACTTTGGCGAGAAAAATTTAGACTTCATAAGTAAGATCGCCGAGATGAGAAAAAATAACGAAGATGAAAAAAATGAGATCATCGAGAGAAATCAAAAGGCACTTGGCGAGCTTGAGGCGCAACACTTTGAAAATATCCAAGCTTTGACAAAGCGCCTAAATGAAGCACAAGCTGATATGATAGAGAGCTCAAAGGCCTATGAGAAAAAGATAATCGACCTTGAAAATGCGATAAATGACGCTAGAAATGGCGATGAGAGCAAACTAAAAGATGCCAAGGCCAGCTTTAATAAATTTAAAGAGAGTTTTGAGGCAAACTACACCGCTTTAAAAGAGCAAAATAACGAGCTAAACGCGACGCTTGCGCAAAAAGAAGCTCTTATAAAAGAGTATGAAAAAGCTCAAAGTGAAAAAGATAGAGGCGAGAAAAAAGAAATTTTGCTTTTAAAAGAGGAGATCGAGCGAGTTAAAAATGACGCTAACACTCAAAAATTTAGCTACGAAAAAGAGATAAATGCGCTAAATGATGGCTTTGAGACGCAAAAGAGCGTTATGGAGGATGAGCTTTCTAAAAAGGCAAATAAGATAATTGACCTGCAGGAGGCTCTTGAATCAAACAAGACCGCACTAAAAGATAGAATTTACGAGCTTGAAGAGATCAAGAAAAATCTAAATTCAAAGGATCTAATGGCACAAAGCTATAATGGCAAAAATTTAGAGCTAAATGCCTCGCTTGCGGCACTTCATAAGAGCTTTGATGATCTAAAACAAAAGAGTTTAAAAAGCGAGCAAGAGAACAAACTTGCAAATGAAAATATAAGCTCGCTTAAAAAAGAGCTTGAGAGGGCAAATGCTCTAAATAAAAAGCTTGAAAGGCAAAATTTAGACGCAAACTCAACTCTAAATGAGCTAAGCAAAAAGCTAAGTTTAAGTGAAGAGAGCTTTAAAAAGAGCCAAGAGGAGCTAAAAGCGCTTGATACAAAGACAACTAAATTTATAAAAACGCTATTTGATCAAAACCAAACTATCTCTTTGCAGTCGCAAAAACTTGGCTCAAACGAGGGCGAGCTAAAGAATTTAAGCGCAAAGCTTGATCTAAAAGATGCGAAGATAAAAGAGCTTGAAGAAAATGTCACAAAGACAAGCCAGATGCTAATCGCCAAGCAAAACGAGCTAGAAACTCAAAAAAGAACGCTAAAGATCGATATGCAAAACTATGAAATTTTGCGCCAGCAGATAAATATGCTACAAAAAAAGATAGTCGATACCTCAACCTTTTTAACCGACAACAACAAAAGTGGCGGCAAAAATTTACTAAGCTTGCAAAATGAACTAGAAAATGCAAAGCAAAAGCTAAACGAGAGCAACAAGACGATCGAGCGGCTAAATTCAAAGATAAGTGAGCTAAGCTCGAGCGGTCATAAAGGTGGAGCCGTAAATGCCCAGATCATCGAGCTTCAAAAAGATATCGAGCAAAATTTAAACAGACAAGACGAGCTTGAAAATGAAAATGTAAATTTAAAAAATATCTTGCAAGCTACGACAAAGCCTGAAACCCCAACAAAGCTCGTCCTCATCTCTAGCATTGAGTGTGACGACATGGACGCAAAAGATAAGGTCAGCATAATGTGCAAAAACAGAGTGAGCGAGTTTTTGCAGAGATTTAACTCAAACTATATGTATGAGATCATCCCGATCGTGGATAAGAAAAATTTTGTCATCCCATCAAATGTCGCTCAAAATATCAAAAAAGATGACCTCGGCAAGCTAAATAACTACGTAAATTACGGCGTTGGCAAAGAGCGTGCAAAGGCTGCGGCTGAGCTTATAAAAGAGGAATTTGGCGACTTTGCAAGGATCAGCTTTAGCTCCGAAGTGATCGTAAAAGATGTGACGCGCGGCTTTATCATCAAGGTTTATAGATGA
- a CDS encoding tRNA1(Val) (adenine(37)-N6)-methyltransferase encodes MILAQLENGYRYNSDTLVLYDFICASFGEISGRVLDVGAGCGILGLLLKRDFQKIDLSMLDLLELNSEISSFNAKSNCLEARAITADFANFKDSEKFDLIISNPPFYHDGVTKSQNEHIKVSRYASSLNLKDFIRGISVNLKPHKRAFFCYAPDDLSEIAACLKEHKLNLVSLKFIHTKKDKPANLALLEVRNNSNSKIKVLPPLVMSEDGSHTKEASEIFKKADTNSVSYKEIA; translated from the coding sequence ATGATCTTAGCCCAGCTTGAAAATGGCTATCGCTACAACAGCGATACGCTCGTTCTTTATGATTTTATTTGCGCGAGCTTTGGCGAAATTTCTGGTAGGGTTTTGGACGTTGGAGCAGGGTGCGGGATACTTGGACTTTTGCTTAAGCGTGACTTTCAAAAGATAGATCTAAGCATGCTTGATCTTTTGGAGCTAAATAGCGAAATTTCAAGCTTTAACGCAAAGAGCAACTGCTTAGAGGCTAGAGCTATAACGGCTGATTTTGCAAATTTTAAAGATAGTGAGAAATTTGATCTAATCATCTCAAATCCGCCCTTTTATCATGACGGTGTTACAAAAAGCCAAAATGAGCACATAAAAGTTAGCAGATATGCAAGCTCGCTAAATTTAAAGGATTTTATAAGAGGCATAAGCGTAAATTTAAAGCCACATAAAAGGGCATTTTTTTGCTATGCGCCAGACGATCTTAGCGAGATAGCGGCATGCTTAAAAGAGCATAAGCTAAATTTGGTGAGCTTAAAATTTATCCATACTAAAAAGGATAAGCCAGCAAATTTGGCTTTGCTTGAAGTGCGAAACAACTCAAACTCAAAGATAAAAGTCCTGCCGCCTCTTGTGATGAGCGAGGATGGCTCGCATACGAAAGAGGCAAGCGAGATCTTTAAAAAAGCAGATACAAACAGCGTCTCTTACAAGGAGATAGCGTGA
- a CDS encoding YkgJ family cysteine cluster protein → MRAEGFSYEFDPSFCESCGGKCCTGESGYIWIDEGEILKFCAAFGISKDEFESKFLIRVGLRRSIKERPYDDGFACIFFDEKNKNCSVYELRPKQCRTFPFWDYFKKNLKELRAECVGVKF, encoded by the coding sequence GTGAGGGCTGAGGGTTTTAGCTATGAGTTTGATCCTAGCTTTTGCGAGAGTTGTGGAGGCAAATGTTGCACTGGCGAGAGTGGCTATATCTGGATAGATGAGGGTGAAATTTTAAAATTTTGCGCCGCTTTTGGTATCTCAAAAGATGAGTTTGAGAGCAAATTTTTAATACGTGTTGGGCTTAGGCGAAGTATCAAAGAAAGGCCTTATGATGATGGTTTTGCTTGCATATTTTTTGACGAGAAAAACAAAAACTGCTCGGTTTATGAGCTAAGACCTAAGCAGTGCAGGACATTTCCGTTTTGGGATTATTTTAAAAAAAACTTAAAGGAGCTAAGAGCAGAATGCGTTGGCGTAAAATTTTAA
- a CDS encoding tetratricopeptide repeat protein encodes MRWRKILIIFISVFFSTHLLADDNKSVNLRLMQALISQDSGDVNASIQTYLGLFKETNQKTYLKEAIKLAFATKNENLDSLMSEGEKSLKDDSDFIRIKVANLVNLSKLNEAKELMQELATKEPNAQNLLMLGTICMMQNDTVTALKYFEEAYSLKPEEENLLRIVDILLNRMDNVKDATKYLEKFREEQGCTQKTCELLAEIYSQQRNFPKVIELFEEIYDITHDTTYLDKIVQYFIYDKNYKAAIEILKKYGYNDATLMDLYAATGNFGDAYVLAVKIYNDSRDLNFLAKAAIYEYEMNKDSLDEKKIADILDKFEASVPKLNNDMFFNYYGYLLIDHEIDPRKGVEMVQKALEISPDSPYYEDSLAWGYFKLGECKKAKGIMIHAMKDVDFKASKEAKEHLHLIERCIINLNKRLKK; translated from the coding sequence ATGCGTTGGCGTAAAATTTTAATAATTTTTATAAGCGTATTTTTTAGCACGCATCTACTTGCAGATGATAACAAAAGTGTAAATTTACGCCTAATGCAAGCTCTCATCTCGCAAGATAGTGGCGATGTAAATGCTAGTATCCAGACCTATCTAGGGCTTTTTAAAGAGACAAATCAAAAAACCTATCTAAAAGAGGCGATCAAGCTAGCTTTTGCTACAAAAAATGAAAATTTAGATAGCCTCATGAGTGAGGGCGAGAAGAGTTTAAAAGATGATAGCGACTTTATCAGGATCAAGGTTGCAAATTTGGTCAATCTCTCTAAGCTAAACGAGGCAAAAGAGCTGATGCAAGAGCTCGCCACAAAAGAGCCAAACGCTCAAAATTTGCTCATGCTTGGTACTATTTGTATGATGCAAAATGATACGGTAACGGCGCTAAAATACTTTGAAGAGGCATACTCGCTAAAGCCTGAAGAGGAGAATTTACTCCGCATCGTTGATATCCTTTTAAACCGCATGGATAATGTAAAAGATGCGACAAAATATCTTGAGAAATTTCGCGAGGAGCAGGGTTGCACTCAAAAGACATGCGAGCTTTTGGCTGAAATTTACTCTCAGCAAAGAAATTTCCCAAAGGTGATCGAGCTTTTTGAAGAGATCTATGATATCACTCACGATACCACTTATCTTGATAAGATCGTGCAGTATTTTATCTATGATAAAAATTACAAAGCAGCTATTGAAATTTTGAAAAAATATGGCTACAACGACGCCACGCTTATGGATCTTTACGCAGCGACTGGCAATTTTGGCGATGCATACGTTTTGGCGGTTAAAATTTATAACGATAGCAGGGATCTAAATTTCTTAGCAAAGGCCGCCATTTACGAGTATGAGATGAACAAAGATAGTCTGGATGAAAAAAAGATCGCTGATATTTTAGATAAATTTGAAGCTAGCGTGCCAAAGCTTAATAACGATATGTTTTTTAACTACTACGGCTATTTGCTAATTGATCATGAGATAGACCCAAGAAAGGGCGTAGAGATGGTGCAAAAAGCGCTTGAGATCTCGCCAGACTCGCCTTACTACGAGGACTCACTAGCGTGGGGATATTTTAAGCTTGGTGAGTGCAAAAAGGCAAAGGGCATAATGATTCACGCGATGAAAGATGTTGATTTTAAGGCTTCAAAAGAGGCAAAAGAGCACTTGCACCTCATCGAGCGCTGCATAATAAATTTAAACAAAAGGCTTAAAAAATGA
- the trpC gene encoding indole-3-glycerol phosphate synthase TrpC, with the protein MILDEIIKKTKEDLEKRKADFPMEWLGRSLAYNPYVPRDVLGALRSSKDEPINIIAEIKKASPSKGVIREDFEPIKIAQEYEQHANAFSILTEPHWFKGDIEYITQVRRYASRPILRKDFIVDKYQILEALVYGADFILLIAKALTQSELKELLEYAHHLGLEVLVETHDASDVKKAIFAGANIIGINHRNLDDFTMDMSLCEKLVPLLPNGKIIVAESGLYEHEQLRELSKIGVDAFLIGEHFMRQDDIKNAVKKIKEGE; encoded by the coding sequence ATGATACTTGATGAGATCATAAAAAAGACAAAAGAGGATCTAGAAAAACGCAAGGCAGACTTTCCTATGGAGTGGCTAGGACGCTCGCTCGCATACAACCCATACGTGCCAAGAGACGTTTTGGGCGCACTTAGATCAAGCAAAGATGAGCCTATAAATATAATAGCCGAGATAAAAAAAGCAAGTCCAAGCAAGGGCGTGATAAGAGAGGACTTCGAGCCGATCAAGATCGCTCAGGAGTACGAGCAGCACGCAAATGCTTTTAGCATCCTAACCGAGCCTCACTGGTTTAAGGGTGACATTGAGTACATCACGCAAGTTCGCCGCTACGCCTCAAGGCCGATCCTGCGAAAAGACTTTATCGTTGATAAATATCAAATTTTAGAAGCACTTGTTTATGGAGCGGACTTTATCCTGCTCATCGCCAAGGCGCTAACTCAAAGCGAGCTAAAAGAGCTACTTGAGTACGCGCACCACTTGGGGCTTGAGGTCTTAGTAGAGACCCATGACGCGAGCGATGTGAAAAAGGCGATCTTTGCAGGAGCAAATATAATAGGGATAAATCATAGAAATTTAGATGATTTTACTATGGATATGAGCCTTTGCGAGAAGCTCGTGCCGCTTTTGCCAAATGGCAAGATAATAGTCGCCGAAAGCGGACTTTACGAGCATGAGCAGCTTCGCGAGCTAAGCAAGATCGGAGTCGATGCCTTCTTGATCGGAGAGCATTTTATGAGGCAAGATGATATAAAAAATGCCGTTAAAAAGATAAAGGAGGGCGAGTGA
- a CDS encoding HIT family protein codes for MQHLCAPWRSEYFSAKKDSCVFCEVISSKEDDEKNGVLFRAKHCFGIMNLYPYSPGHFMIIPNHHTDNIEELDEQTWFEMSKFVRLGVEILKRELHAQGVNIGMNLGKAAGAGIAEHVHYHLVPRWSGDTNFITTIADVRVNGTPFHPLYQKLKKAFSGVI; via the coding sequence ATGCAGCACCTTTGTGCCCCTTGGAGAAGCGAGTATTTCAGCGCAAAAAAAGATAGTTGCGTCTTTTGCGAGGTCATAAGTTCAAAAGAAGACGACGAGAAAAATGGCGTGCTTTTTCGTGCTAAGCACTGCTTTGGGATCATGAATTTATATCCGTATTCGCCTGGACACTTTATGATCATACCAAACCACCACACCGACAATATCGAGGAGCTTGACGAGCAGACGTGGTTTGAGATGAGTAAATTTGTAAGGCTTGGGGTTGAAATTTTAAAGCGTGAGCTTCACGCTCAGGGCGTAAATATCGGTATGAATTTAGGTAAGGCAGCAGGCGCTGGTATAGCTGAGCACGTGCATTATCACCTTGTGCCAAGGTGGAGCGGGGATACAAATTTCATCACAACGATCGCTGATGTGAGAGTAAATGGCACGCCGTTTCATCCGCTTTATCAAAAGCTAAAAAAGGCTTTTAGTGGCGTTATTTGA